A single window of Nocardioides baekrokdamisoli DNA harbors:
- a CDS encoding MCE family protein, with amino-acid sequence MHIRRTSGLLALAMLGLTACGPTLGSLPLPGKGVSGNTIHVTMEFGDALNLAQGAPVKVNGVDEGKVQKIWVDNYHAVADVEIKTDANLRKNMVGRLRYTTPLGELYVDITNPPTGEILKGGETIPLAATTTAPTVEDALSSAGLLINGGGLGAIEKISTELKHAFVGKEPVWRDLLVRINSTVTQANASTKDFDAALTALNGVSVTLGKNRQVIDRALKEIAPAAAVLNSEAPNLTQLLTAVEKFGSQANSTLQASKTDLLTTLSEVQPVLAELAANKGSWAKSLDALVLAANAVKRIIPGDYLNLGGSLNLTTDLLSGLGGTGGTGGTGGGGGTGGGGVSGITGTVGGIINKLINGIVGKPGPQKCTGILVAGICL; translated from the coding sequence ATGCACATTCGACGTACGAGTGGCCTTCTCGCTCTGGCGATGCTCGGCCTGACCGCCTGCGGTCCCACGTTGGGCAGCCTTCCCCTTCCGGGCAAGGGCGTCTCGGGCAACACGATCCACGTGACGATGGAGTTCGGCGACGCGCTGAACCTCGCGCAGGGCGCGCCGGTCAAGGTCAACGGGGTGGACGAGGGCAAGGTCCAGAAGATCTGGGTCGACAACTACCACGCAGTCGCTGACGTCGAGATCAAGACGGACGCGAACCTTCGCAAGAACATGGTCGGGCGTCTGCGCTACACCACCCCGTTGGGCGAGTTGTACGTCGACATCACGAACCCGCCGACCGGGGAGATTCTCAAGGGTGGGGAAACCATCCCGTTGGCGGCCACGACCACGGCACCCACGGTCGAGGACGCTCTGTCGTCGGCTGGTCTGCTGATCAATGGCGGTGGCCTCGGCGCGATCGAGAAGATCTCGACCGAGTTGAAGCACGCTTTTGTCGGCAAGGAGCCGGTGTGGCGTGACCTGCTGGTGCGGATCAACTCCACGGTCACCCAGGCCAACGCCTCGACCAAGGACTTCGACGCGGCCCTGACCGCTCTCAACGGGGTTTCGGTGACGCTCGGGAAGAACCGCCAGGTCATCGACCGAGCCCTCAAGGAGATCGCCCCGGCGGCCGCCGTACTGAACTCGGAGGCGCCGAATCTCACTCAACTCCTGACGGCGGTCGAGAAGTTCGGCAGCCAGGCGAACTCGACACTCCAGGCGAGCAAGACCGACCTGCTGACCACCTTGTCCGAGGTGCAACCGGTGCTGGCGGAGCTGGCAGCAAACAAGGGCAGCTGGGCCAAGAGCCTCGATGCACTCGTGCTGGCGGCGAACGCCGTCAAGCGGATCATTCCGGGCGACTACCTGAATCTGGGCGGCAGCCTCAATCTGACGACCGATCTCCTGAGCGGTCTCGGAGGTACCGGTGGAACGGGCGGGACCGGTGGCGGCGGAGGTACGGGGGGCGGCGGGGTGTCCGGCATCACAGGCACCGTTGGCGGCATCATCAACAAGCTCATCAACGGAATCGTCGGGAAGCCGGGCCCACAGAAGTGCACCGGAATTCTCGTCGCGGGCATCTGCCTCTAA
- a CDS encoding MlaD family protein, with the protein MLKKILTDKLYLSLVGVIAVFLAAVAWVYSGVLGVPLFRSTPSVTVNLAATGGLYVGSPVTFRGVKVGKITSINLSGKGVAAHFDITTGTSVPGPTAANNVVGKDGTPVQPYARVRSLSPVGEQYLDLEPLCTQPVQPGQTCPQSDYAQPLRNGDTINAAATDIPVTLGHTVEGLDQLLKQIDEKKLKALLTTAATGFGGTGDALGSSFDNMHLLLDDLAKVQPQTIDLIHNVSPTLDIINNNSGDLQALANSANDWATYLDANKSDLVTLLQQTPANLATLQGLVNSWAQILPTFFPTALQFGTLTTQHNNAIRQLLASYAPGLAAVESTVWQGRLNLLLIGSHDMRCGNYGTTRHTPKTTGTTLQPNAHCTAVPRGERAKVTN; encoded by the coding sequence ATGTTGAAGAAGATCCTCACGGACAAGCTCTACCTCAGCCTCGTCGGCGTGATCGCCGTGTTCCTGGCGGCGGTCGCCTGGGTGTACTCAGGCGTCCTCGGCGTCCCGCTGTTCCGCAGCACACCGTCGGTGACCGTCAACCTTGCAGCAACCGGTGGGCTCTACGTCGGCTCGCCGGTGACCTTCCGGGGCGTGAAGGTCGGCAAGATCACCTCGATCAACCTGTCCGGCAAAGGCGTGGCGGCGCATTTCGACATCACTACCGGAACCAGCGTTCCCGGCCCGACAGCGGCCAACAACGTGGTCGGCAAGGACGGCACTCCGGTCCAGCCGTACGCCCGTGTACGCAGTCTGTCACCAGTCGGGGAGCAGTACCTCGACCTCGAGCCGCTGTGCACCCAGCCGGTGCAACCCGGCCAGACCTGTCCTCAGTCGGACTACGCGCAGCCTCTCAGGAACGGCGACACGATCAACGCCGCAGCGACCGACATCCCGGTCACCCTGGGTCACACGGTGGAGGGCCTGGACCAATTGCTCAAGCAGATCGATGAGAAGAAGTTGAAGGCGTTGCTGACCACCGCCGCGACCGGCTTCGGTGGCACTGGTGACGCACTCGGCAGCTCGTTCGACAACATGCACCTCCTGCTGGACGACCTCGCGAAGGTGCAACCGCAGACGATCGACCTGATCCACAACGTCAGCCCGACGCTGGACATCATCAACAACAACTCCGGCGACCTCCAGGCGCTCGCCAACAGCGCCAACGACTGGGCGACGTACCTGGACGCCAACAAGTCCGACCTGGTCACGCTGCTGCAGCAGACGCCGGCAAACCTGGCCACGCTCCAGGGCCTGGTCAACTCGTGGGCGCAGATCCTGCCGACGTTCTTCCCGACGGCGCTGCAGTTCGGCACGCTGACAACGCAGCACAACAACGCGATCCGGCAGTTGCTGGCGTCGTACGCGCCTGGTCTTGCCGCCGTCGAGAGCACCGTCTGGCAGGGTCGGTTGAACCTGTTGCTGATCGGAAGCCACGACATGCGCTGTGGCAACTACGGGACGACGCGACACACGCCGAAGACGACGGGTACGACGCTTCAACCCAACGCGCACTGCACCGCGGTCCCGCGCGGCGAGAGGGCCAAGGTCACGAACTGA
- a CDS encoding phospholipase D-like domain-containing protein produces MLRLLRHLRRVLVSTLAVPFVLAIGMTLVDMYRRQGRRTLPFPHQRPTTTPLGDGSFTLHTYGSDLYDEMIAAIDTAEHEILFETYIWKGDAIGRRFKDALVAAAARGVEVYAIYDSFANMVVPPRFKRFPAAIHVLRYPTIPTGLGFLRMSRYGRDHRKIMVVDDEVGFVGGYNIGTTYATEWRDTHLQVTGMAARELRRTFVDFWNLHHRRRFGRRERPLIHDNGQTSWDPHVRVQKNVPRLWLFPIRAMYLDAINRASRNVWLTTAYFMPDQDFVDALNDAALRGVDVRILLPLKSNHIVADWIARGYFQQLLDGGVRVFRFRDAMIHAKCATVDGEWSTVGTANIDRLSLSGNYEVNMEVVDPGLAQQLEDTFRLDLTNSLELTEAEWQARDVHRKFTELILRPLRPLL; encoded by the coding sequence GTGCTGAGGCTGCTGCGTCACCTGCGTCGTGTGCTCGTGTCCACCCTGGCTGTGCCGTTCGTCCTGGCGATCGGGATGACGCTCGTCGACATGTACCGCCGGCAGGGACGGCGTACCCTCCCCTTCCCGCACCAGCGACCGACGACCACACCACTCGGAGACGGGTCGTTCACGCTCCACACGTACGGGAGTGACCTGTACGACGAGATGATCGCGGCGATCGACACCGCTGAGCACGAGATCCTCTTCGAGACCTACATCTGGAAGGGCGACGCGATCGGCAGGCGCTTCAAGGACGCGCTCGTTGCAGCCGCAGCCCGCGGCGTCGAGGTGTACGCGATCTACGACTCCTTCGCGAACATGGTCGTGCCGCCACGGTTCAAACGCTTTCCCGCGGCCATCCACGTGCTGCGCTACCCGACCATTCCGACGGGCCTCGGCTTCCTGCGGATGAGCCGGTACGGCCGGGACCACCGCAAGATCATGGTGGTCGACGACGAGGTCGGGTTCGTCGGCGGATACAACATCGGCACCACGTACGCCACCGAATGGCGCGACACGCACCTGCAGGTCACCGGCATGGCGGCCCGTGAGCTACGTCGCACGTTCGTCGACTTCTGGAACCTGCACCACCGCAGGCGGTTCGGTCGCCGCGAACGTCCGCTGATCCACGACAACGGCCAGACCAGTTGGGACCCGCACGTACGCGTCCAGAAGAACGTCCCGCGGCTCTGGCTGTTCCCGATCCGGGCGATGTATCTGGATGCCATCAACCGGGCGAGCCGGAACGTCTGGCTGACGACCGCGTACTTCATGCCGGACCAGGACTTTGTCGACGCACTCAACGATGCTGCCCTTCGCGGGGTCGACGTACGCATCCTGCTCCCGCTGAAGTCGAACCACATCGTGGCCGACTGGATCGCCCGCGGCTACTTCCAGCAGCTCCTCGACGGCGGCGTACGCGTCTTCCGCTTCCGTGACGCGATGATCCACGCCAAGTGCGCGACCGTCGACGGCGAATGGTCGACGGTCGGCACTGCAAACATCGACCGGCTGAGCCTGTCGGGCAACTACGAGGTCAACATGGAGGTCGTCGACCCCGGCCTCGCACAACAACTCGAGGACACGTTCCGGCTCGACCTCACCAACTCGCTCGAACTCACTGAAGCCGAGTGGCAGGCGCGCGACGTGCACCGCAAGTTCACCGAGCTGATCCTGCGCCCCCTGCGACCGCTGCTCTGA